The Mesorhizobium sp. M1D.F.Ca.ET.043.01.1.1 genome contains a region encoding:
- a CDS encoding nuclear transport factor 2 family protein, with protein sequence MQFATDPVDHAKITELRDREAIRNCLYRYCRGIDRADEAALRSAYWPEAYDRHGPYCGPAEDFIQFALGLPGHRNIHQITNSLIDFISSAEAAVESYFTALQRGPDTDQEIRQTLLCGRYCDLFQKRQDEWRIAERTVVYDWVEEQIPPAILEADRFGRRQPIGAQHPDDPIYQLLKGHIPTDQDGVEGPQLGAA encoded by the coding sequence ATACAATTCGCGACAGACCCTGTCGACCACGCGAAAATTACCGAACTGCGTGACCGAGAGGCGATCCGCAACTGCCTGTATCGGTACTGCCGCGGGATAGACCGCGCCGATGAGGCGGCGCTGCGTAGCGCATACTGGCCCGAAGCGTATGACAGGCACGGTCCCTATTGCGGACCGGCAGAGGACTTCATCCAATTTGCTCTCGGTCTGCCGGGGCACCGTAACATCCATCAAATCACGAACAGCCTGATCGACTTCATCAGTTCAGCAGAGGCCGCGGTCGAGAGCTATTTCACCGCGCTGCAACGCGGACCGGATACAGACCAAGAAATACGTCAGACGCTGCTTTGCGGCCGTTACTGCGATCTGTTTCAGAAGAGGCAGGACGAGTGGCGAATTGCGGAACGGACAGTCGTCTACGATTGGGTTGAGGAGCAAATCCCGCCAGCGATTCTTGAGGCAGATAGGTTCGGCCGGCGACAGCCGATTGGAGCACAACATCCAGACGATCCCATCTACCAGTTGCTCAAGGGTCACATCCCCACCGACCAAGATGGCGTCGAGGGTCCCCAACTGGGAGCTGCATAA
- a CDS encoding IS481 family transposase, producing the protein MNIHKNARLTPLRREEMALSVIEGAFSKAHAARVYGVSAKIVARWVERYKSEGRAGMIDRSSRPAHMPQATAALIAERIMALRRQRWTGKHIAHEVGVSPATVSRVLKRAGLSRLRDIEPAEPIRRYEREHPGEMIHIDIKKLGRFERIGHRITGKRTGNASSRGSSWEFVHVCIDDASRIAFSQILPDEKKESAIAFLKAAVAYYASLGVTIARVMTDNGSCYRSKAFAKACRDLGLKHVRTRPYTPKTNGKAERFIQTALREWAYAIAYPTSDHRAAELPVWLHRYNWHRPHGSLKSKTPISRLALTEDNLLRLHS; encoded by the coding sequence ATGAACATCCATAAGAATGCCCGTCTCACACCGCTGCGTCGAGAGGAGATGGCGCTGTCGGTGATAGAAGGCGCTTTCTCCAAAGCCCATGCGGCGCGTGTCTACGGCGTGTCGGCCAAGATCGTGGCGCGCTGGGTCGAGCGCTACAAGTCCGAAGGGCGGGCCGGCATGATCGACCGTTCCTCGCGGCCCGCCCATATGCCGCAGGCCACCGCTGCGTTGATCGCCGAGCGCATCATGGCGCTGCGGCGGCAACGTTGGACCGGCAAGCACATCGCCCATGAGGTCGGCGTCTCGCCCGCCACCGTTAGCCGGGTTCTCAAGCGTGCCGGACTGTCGCGGTTGCGGGATATCGAACCGGCCGAGCCGATCCGACGCTACGAGCGCGAGCATCCTGGCGAGATGATCCATATCGATATCAAGAAGCTCGGTCGTTTCGAGCGCATCGGTCATCGCATTACCGGCAAGCGCACCGGCAATGCCAGCTCGCGCGGCAGCAGTTGGGAGTTCGTCCATGTCTGCATCGACGACGCCTCCCGCATCGCCTTCTCGCAGATCCTGCCCGACGAGAAAAAAGAAAGCGCCATCGCCTTCCTCAAGGCGGCGGTGGCCTACTACGCCAGCCTCGGCGTCACGATAGCCCGCGTCATGACCGACAACGGCTCCTGCTACAGATCAAAGGCCTTCGCCAAGGCCTGCCGCGATCTCGGCCTCAAGCACGTCAGGACAAGACCCTATACACCCAAGACCAATGGCAAGGCCGAGCGCTTCATCCAGACAGCACTGCGCGAATGGGCTTATGCCATCGCTTATCCGACTTCAGATCACCGCGCCGCAGAGTTGCCGGTCTGGCTGCACAGATACAATTGGCACCGTCCCCACGGGAGCCTAAAGTCCAAAACACCTATCAGTCGCCTCGCTCTAACCGAGGACAACCTGTTGAGGCTCCACAGCTAG
- a CDS encoding nitrogen fixation protein NifQ, whose protein sequence is MPEAEAGRYDDGCLSSAQWRGSELGRSFDQHVLPCVHSRSLEEVQAGEVLATEGTGLSSVELRDVLAATFPSTSSSVFALEELSEPEPELEEELLRRLLLAHAAPADPASGRLAKIIARRAMRTDHLWRDLGLSNRAELSRLLARHFPALAAGNTENMKWKKYFYRKLCEAEGFSSCTAPSCRECQDFESCFGPEEVESRLSPTRNAG, encoded by the coding sequence ATGCCGGAAGCTGAAGCCGGCCGTTACGATGATGGCTGCCTATCCAGCGCGCAATGGCGTGGGTCCGAGCTAGGGAGGAGCTTCGATCAGCATGTGCTGCCCTGCGTACATTCACGTTCGCTTGAGGAGGTCCAGGCGGGCGAGGTGTTGGCGACGGAGGGGACAGGCCTTTCGTCTGTCGAATTGCGTGATGTCTTGGCCGCAACTTTCCCGTCTACCTCCAGCAGCGTATTCGCTTTGGAGGAGTTGAGCGAGCCCGAGCCGGAACTGGAAGAGGAGCTGCTACGCCGGCTGCTGCTAGCGCATGCTGCGCCGGCCGACCCGGCGAGCGGCCGCTTGGCCAAGATCATCGCCCGGCGTGCGATGCGCACGGACCATCTTTGGCGGGATCTTGGCCTCTCAAATCGCGCTGAGCTCAGCCGCCTGCTTGCCAGACATTTTCCCGCGCTGGCGGCAGGCAACACAGAAAACATGAAATGGAAAAAGTACTTTTACCGCAAGCTGTGTGAGGCCGAAGGCTTTTCGTCATGCACTGCACCCAGTTGTCGGGAATGCCAGGACTTCGAAAGCTGCTTCGGCCCGGAGGAAGTTGAGAGTCGCCTCTCGCCGACCAGGAATGCCGGTTAG
- a CDS encoding SDR family oxidoreductase has translation MKLAARTVIITGAAGGIGRALVDILAADGDTVVAVDLPGSGVVELARDLGSPHVGLECDVSREKDMLSLFGQVEARFAQIDVLINNAAVGPTMDRIIDTAVDTFRRGVTVNLIGPFVMAREAARRMKPGGAIVNVASMAGVVGNPRRNAYAASKAGVISLTKSLACEWAMRGIRVTAVAPGSVRTPMVTELARAGKMDLAAIRRRVPMGRLARPDEIARVVRFLSSTQARYITGSVLAVDGGWMSFNQPGDAHPPVDGALQAELSCPAECTDARIVLVTGGAKSIGAAVARRFAANGDTVVIADKDGTAAAELATSLPGKHLAKSLDVAVESDVVSMFEELRGRFGYIDVLVNSADTADRIVPAIEQLSKQLEHVLDVNLTGAFTCAREAIKAMRPGGVILNLGSIDSFLPFAPRHAYGASKAGMDMLTRCMAAELGPVGIRTATVAPGHIRTPALAQLAKAGRIDLTAIGRRIPMGRMGRPEDVADASFFLASSDASYINGSILYVDGGWTSFGDAGNASELYDECFAEAAG, from the coding sequence GTGAAACTGGCAGCACGCACCGTAATCATCACAGGCGCTGCGGGCGGGATCGGCCGTGCCCTGGTCGATATCCTTGCCGCGGACGGAGACACTGTAGTTGCGGTGGACCTTCCGGGCAGTGGTGTGGTTGAACTGGCTCGGGATCTCGGGTCGCCGCACGTCGGTCTGGAGTGCGATGTGTCGCGAGAGAAGGACATGCTCTCACTTTTCGGCCAGGTCGAAGCACGGTTCGCGCAAATCGATGTCCTCATCAACAATGCGGCGGTTGGACCCACGATGGATAGGATCATCGACACCGCTGTCGATACCTTCCGACGCGGCGTGACAGTGAACCTTATTGGGCCATTCGTTATGGCCCGGGAAGCGGCGCGGCGCATGAAGCCGGGCGGTGCGATCGTCAATGTGGCTTCGATGGCGGGCGTGGTCGGCAATCCCAGGCGCAACGCCTACGCAGCCTCGAAAGCTGGCGTGATCTCGTTGACAAAGTCCCTTGCATGCGAGTGGGCTATGCGAGGAATCCGCGTCACGGCGGTGGCGCCGGGCTCCGTCCGCACCCCAATGGTCACAGAACTGGCACGCGCTGGCAAAATGGACCTCGCGGCGATACGCCGCCGCGTGCCGATGGGGCGCTTGGCTCGCCCCGACGAGATCGCCAGGGTCGTGCGTTTTCTGAGCAGCACGCAGGCGCGCTACATCACCGGCTCGGTGCTGGCAGTCGACGGAGGCTGGATGTCATTCAACCAGCCGGGGGATGCTCACCCGCCGGTGGATGGTGCGCTCCAAGCCGAGCTCTCCTGTCCGGCCGAATGCACAGATGCGCGAATCGTGCTCGTCACCGGTGGCGCAAAAAGCATTGGCGCGGCCGTCGCTCGCCGCTTTGCCGCGAACGGCGACACCGTCGTGATTGCTGATAAAGATGGCACTGCAGCGGCAGAGCTGGCTACATCGCTCCCCGGCAAGCATCTGGCGAAATCGCTGGACGTGGCCGTCGAGAGCGATGTGGTGTCGATGTTCGAAGAACTGAGGGGACGCTTCGGGTATATCGATGTTCTGGTCAATAGTGCTGATACCGCCGACAGGATTGTGCCTGCGATCGAGCAACTGTCGAAACAGCTCGAACACGTCCTGGATGTCAACCTTACCGGCGCCTTCACCTGCGCGCGCGAAGCGATCAAGGCTATGCGCCCGGGCGGCGTGATCCTCAATCTCGGGTCGATCGACAGCTTTCTGCCGTTCGCGCCGCGCCATGCCTACGGCGCCTCCAAGGCGGGGATGGATATGCTGACCCGTTGCATGGCGGCCGAACTCGGGCCGGTCGGAATTCGGACAGCCACCGTCGCTCCTGGCCACATCCGCACGCCCGCACTTGCTCAGTTGGCCAAAGCCGGCCGCATCGACCTGACAGCAATCGGACGACGCATCCCCATGGGCAGGATGGGACGGCCAGAAGACGTCGCAGATGCATCGTTCTTCCTTGCTTCGTCTGACGCCTCATACATCAACGGCTCGATCCTCTACGTGGACGGCGGCTGGACCTCGTTCGGTGATGCGGGAAACGCCAGCGAACTCTATGACGAATGTTTTGCGGAGGCCGCAGGTTAA
- a CDS encoding peroxiredoxin yields the protein MTDRKNVPLVTFRTRVRDESIGGPNPYRWENKTSDDYFGGKRVILFSLPGAFTPTCSTFQLPDFEKLYDQFLELRIDAIYCVSVNDAFVMNAWGKSLGLQKIELIPDGSGEFTRKMGMLVAKDNLGFGMRSWRYAALIDDGVVEQWFEEEGFCDNCETDPYGVSSPQNVLDKLKAAA from the coding sequence ATGACCGACAGAAAGAACGTTCCTCTCGTGACCTTTCGCACGCGTGTTCGCGATGAGTCGATCGGGGGGCCAAATCCTTATCGGTGGGAGAACAAGACCTCCGACGATTATTTCGGGGGCAAGCGCGTCATCCTGTTCTCGCTGCCTGGCGCCTTCACCCCGACCTGCTCGACCTTCCAACTGCCCGATTTCGAAAAACTCTATGATCAATTTCTGGAACTGCGAATTGACGCGATCTACTGCGTCTCGGTCAACGATGCTTTCGTCATGAATGCGTGGGGAAAGTCCTTGGGGCTGCAGAAGATCGAGCTGATCCCAGACGGGTCGGGCGAGTTCACGCGCAAAATGGGCATGCTGGTCGCGAAGGACAATCTGGGCTTTGGCATGCGCTCCTGGCGATACGCCGCTCTGATCGACGATGGCGTGGTGGAGCAGTGGTTCGAGGAGGAAGGCTTCTGTGACAACTGCGAGACGGACCCCTATGGCGTTTCATCCCCGCAAAACGTTCTCGACAAACTGAAGGCGGCGGCATGA
- the rpoN gene encoding RNA polymerase factor sigma-54: protein MHLSASLLQRQKQRMVLSPQAIEAIRLLRLTHTELHQLVQQALERNPVLKPDPFDDDSPLSGVDQRSSQSRSEIGESPIGGPSGGRGQWKSQRSSGNDRPAVEEFTAHTETLHDHVARQVALTPFTPQERLIAGQLAAHLEDTGYLQVNLFDLARRLNVRQADVERVIGILQQFDPPGIFARTLSECLKIQLRQQDRFDPAMAALVANLEMLARGDFQGLKQRCGVDEEDLLDMRNEIRALDPKPGDRFQSGTPETIVPDVWVMPKSEGGWRVELDPATLPKVLINHTYVAEISQLTNQNPEGKAFLDHCQEKGNWLISCLEQRAKTILKVATEIVRQQDAFFTHGVAHLRPLCLKNVADGIKMHQSTVSRVASNRYMLTPRGVFELKYFFTATIASCEGGDAHSAKSVRHRIKAIIAEESLDKVLSDEDIVAQLKQTGINVARRTVTKYREAMNIPSSILRRRDKRLSAAAIKRSD from the coding sequence ATGCATCTCTCAGCAAGCCTGCTTCAACGCCAGAAGCAACGTATGGTCTTATCGCCTCAAGCCATTGAAGCTATTCGCTTGCTGCGATTGACGCATACTGAACTCCATCAGCTCGTGCAGCAGGCACTCGAGAGGAACCCCGTTTTGAAGCCTGACCCGTTTGACGACGATTCGCCGCTGTCAGGGGTGGATCAGCGGAGCAGTCAAAGCAGAAGCGAAATCGGCGAATCGCCCATTGGCGGGCCGTCTGGCGGGCGCGGGCAATGGAAGTCGCAACGCAGTAGCGGCAACGATCGACCTGCCGTCGAGGAGTTTACCGCCCACACCGAAACATTGCACGACCATGTCGCCCGCCAGGTCGCCCTCACCCCGTTCACCCCCCAGGAGCGGCTGATTGCCGGACAGCTCGCCGCCCATCTGGAGGACACTGGCTATCTTCAGGTAAACCTTTTCGATCTGGCCAGGAGGTTAAACGTTCGGCAAGCTGATGTGGAACGGGTCATCGGAATCTTGCAGCAATTTGATCCGCCGGGGATTTTTGCGCGAACTCTCAGCGAATGCCTGAAGATTCAGCTGCGCCAGCAAGACCGGTTCGACCCGGCTATGGCAGCTTTGGTCGCCAATCTCGAGATGCTTGCACGGGGGGATTTTCAGGGATTGAAGCAGCGTTGCGGAGTCGACGAGGAGGATCTCCTCGACATGAGGAACGAAATCCGCGCGCTCGATCCCAAGCCTGGAGACCGGTTCCAGTCCGGGACGCCGGAAACCATCGTACCGGACGTCTGGGTAATGCCCAAGTCCGAAGGTGGATGGCGGGTGGAGCTTGATCCGGCCACGCTGCCCAAAGTGTTGATCAACCACACCTATGTCGCCGAAATCTCGCAGCTGACCAATCAAAATCCGGAAGGCAAAGCGTTTCTCGACCATTGCCAGGAAAAAGGGAACTGGCTGATCAGCTGCCTCGAGCAGCGCGCTAAGACGATCCTTAAGGTTGCGACCGAAATCGTGCGCCAGCAGGATGCCTTTTTTACACACGGCGTCGCCCATCTGCGGCCTCTCTGTCTCAAAAATGTCGCTGACGGGATCAAAATGCACCAGTCGACGGTAAGCCGGGTGGCTTCGAACAGGTACATGTTAACTCCGCGCGGGGTGTTCGAGCTGAAGTATTTTTTCACAGCGACAATCGCATCCTGCGAGGGCGGCGACGCGCACTCCGCCAAATCTGTCCGCCATCGGATCAAGGCAATCATCGCCGAAGAATCGCTCGACAAGGTACTTTCCGACGAAGACATCGTTGCTCAGCTCAAGCAGACCGGCATCAATGTCGCTCGCCGTACCGTCACCAAATATCGCGAGGCGATGAACATCCCTTCCTCCATACTACGGCGCCGCGATAAGCGTTTGTCCGCAGCTGCGATCAAGCGAAGTGACTAA
- a CDS encoding cytochrome P450 codes for MVRDFSLFTSPGMLPTANGDPHAAVACVHAGPPIFYSTSNTRDGRGTWVITRASDQRRVLQDTETFSSHRSIFASVLGESWPMIPLELDPPFHGVFRSLLNPLLSPKRVMALEPAVRERAIKLIDRIAASGTSCDIMKDFAVPFAVNIFLRFIGLSDNGLETFVGWARDLLHGDKEQRPPAARTIVAFIDELATERRKEPVDDFMTFIVKAKVEGRLLSDEEVRGIGVLVFVAGLDTVSAAICFDLAHLARNPKDQELLRSEPDRIAVAAEELLRAYSTIQMIRVATKDVDFKGAPIRKGDYVSCATMIANRDPAEFECPNEIDLAREDNRHAAFGYGPHRCLGSHLARREIVIGLEEWLARIPAFRIKTGTEPITFGGHVFGIENLILDWS; via the coding sequence ATGGTGAGGGACTTCAGCCTGTTTACGTCGCCCGGCATGTTGCCGACCGCTAACGGGGATCCGCATGCAGCGGTTGCTTGCGTTCATGCCGGGCCTCCGATCTTTTATTCAACCAGCAACACGCGCGACGGTCGGGGTACCTGGGTCATCACTCGCGCGAGCGACCAGCGCCGGGTGCTGCAGGACACCGAAACGTTTTCCAGCCATCGCAGCATCTTCGCCTCTGTGCTCGGCGAGAGCTGGCCGATGATCCCGCTTGAGCTCGATCCGCCATTCCACGGTGTTTTTCGCTCACTGCTCAATCCGCTGCTTTCGCCAAAGCGGGTAATGGCATTGGAGCCGGCTGTCCGGGAACGAGCGATCAAGCTGATCGACAGGATCGCCGCATCAGGCACGAGCTGCGACATCATGAAGGATTTTGCAGTTCCGTTCGCGGTCAATATCTTCCTTCGCTTTATTGGGCTTTCGGACAACGGACTAGAAACATTTGTCGGCTGGGCTAGAGATCTGCTCCACGGCGATAAGGAGCAACGACCACCCGCAGCCCGGACGATCGTGGCCTTCATCGACGAACTTGCCACCGAGCGCCGCAAGGAGCCGGTCGATGATTTCATGACCTTCATCGTGAAGGCAAAGGTCGAGGGTCGTCTGCTCAGTGACGAAGAAGTCCGTGGCATCGGCGTGCTTGTGTTCGTCGCGGGACTCGACACGGTCTCAGCAGCCATATGCTTCGACTTGGCCCATCTCGCGCGCAACCCCAAAGATCAGGAATTGCTACGAAGCGAACCGGACCGGATTGCCGTCGCTGCGGAAGAATTGCTGCGCGCCTATTCGACCATTCAGATGATCCGAGTGGCAACGAAGGATGTCGACTTCAAAGGCGCGCCGATCCGCAAGGGAGACTATGTTTCCTGTGCCACGATGATTGCCAATCGTGACCCGGCGGAATTCGAATGCCCGAATGAGATCGATCTGGCGCGCGAGGACAACCGGCACGCTGCCTTTGGCTATGGTCCCCATCGTTGTCTTGGCTCACACCTTGCCCGGCGGGAGATTGTCATTGGCCTGGAGGAGTGGCTGGCGCGCATCCCAGCCTTTCGGATCAAGACAGGGACTGAACCTATCACCTTCGGCGGCCATGTGTTCGGGATCGAGAATCTGATCCTGGACTGGTCCTGA